Proteins encoded within one genomic window of Macrobrachium nipponense isolate FS-2020 chromosome 8, ASM1510439v2, whole genome shotgun sequence:
- the LOC135223060 gene encoding protein enabled homolog, giving the protein MTLYKIQQKQQTEDAGERERKDREGEEEEEERKERRTERGLGQTSQRLYLYTPSNLSSKENRQRILQEPRSTVEIPSSFSRFHKFVARGPTRRLSSRREERRREMRGGVRGEEERRRRRHQRVTPTEGLGGHSDRIQNNYMMNDGGNKIRRPLCQNAMDSGGKLARTPSPSLPGASAEKGYKGAIAAAQVANEACPKPPPPPPPPPPITTSIISAPFPLLLLPHSSSSFL; this is encoded by the exons ATGACGCTGTATAAaatccaacaaaaacaacaaactgaagatgccggagagagagaaagaaaggaccgggagggagaggaggaggaggaggaaaggaaagaaaggagaacagaaaGAGGCCTTGGCCAAACATCTCAGAGACTCTACCTATACACGCCCTCCAACCTCTCCTCCAAAGAa AATCGACAGAGAATTCTTCAAGAACCCAGAAGCACCGTTGAAATCCCTTCATCCTTCTCCCGGTTTCACAAGTTCGTCGCCAGAGGGCCGACACGACGACTCTCATCTCggagggaggagagaagaagggagATGAGGGGAGgagtgagaggagaggaggagaggaggaggaggcgacaTCAACGCGTCACTCCGACAGAGGGACTTGGAGGTCACAGTGACAGAATACAGAATA ACTATATGATGAATGACGGAGGCAACAAAATCCGGCGTCCATTGTGCCAAAACGCCATGGACTCCGGAGGGAAACTAGCCCGTACGCCCTCGCCATCTCTGCCAGGGGCGAGCGCTGAAAAGGGTTACAAGGGAGCGATCGCGGCCGCCCAGGTAGCCAATGAGGCGTGCCCAAAG ccgcctcctcctcctcctcctccccctcccatcaCAACTTCGATCATCTctgcccccttccccctcctcctcctcccccactcttcctcctctttcctctga